Within Bifidobacterium dentium JCM 1195 = DSM 20436, the genomic segment CGGGCCGAAGGTGATTCCCGATATGCTCGGAACATATGTGGGACTCAGTGGCGAGGATCGGCGCAATATCAATCAGGCGCTGATGATTCTGCTGCAGGCCGCGCTGTCGCGCAATCCCAAGGTACAACGCAAGTAGCGGCGCGCTTGTTGCAGGGGAGGAATGCGGGAAATACGACACGCATCGGAGGAGTGTTGTAGACAGTCTGTACAATAAAGTGAAGGTATAGGCAACGTGACTAATTAGCTAGGTTTAGGGGGCATTATGCCGCGTCCACGTCGAGATTCCGAAATACTGCCGGCCAAGGAACGTCTCGAAAACGCGTTTTGGGAACTGTTGGCCGAACGCAACTATCATAAGATCACCGTCACCGACATCGTGCGCGTTGCGGACGTGAATCGCAATTCCTTCTACTATCATTTCTCCGGACTGCCGGAACTGGCCGATTCCGCCATCCTGCATGCAGTGGAAAACACGCCGATCCCAAGCCGCCCGGGTGCGAACTTCAATCCTGACGATGAATGGCGCAAGCACATCACCGCATTGCTGCGCGATCCCGACCAACGTCAGCGTCTGGACCGTCTGGCCCTGCTCGCCGGCCCGCACAGTTCGCCGGAACTCATCGAATCGCTACGTGATTTCGGACGCCTGACCATGATCAGCGTGCTCGGACTCGACGCCGAGCATCTGGACCTCAAAACCGATCTGATGCTCGACTTCACCGTGGGTGGCATGCTTGCGGTGCTGCAGCGCTGGCCGAAACTGCATGAGCAACTGCCGATCGACACCGTATTCAACGAGGATCTCGCCGTACTCGCGGCAGGCATGTTCATGTCGATGTCCCGCTCGAACATGCTCGACTATTGGCGCAGGATCTTCAGCAACGGATTCGTGCCCGGTGCGAATCCCCGGCAGTGATTCTGTCAGATGACACCGTGACGGCCCGTCGTGACTTTTCGGTGGTAGAAACGAAGAAGACGTTTACGTCCGTTTACGCGAAAGCTCGACAGGGAGGTTGCCCATGATCAATGAAGCCTACAAGGCCATGCTTGGCGGAAAATCCGTGATCCGTGAACTCAGCGAGTATGCGACGGCACGCGGGGCCGAAATCGGCTACGAGAACGTGTTCGACTACTCGTTGGGCAACCCGAGCGTACCGTGTCCGCAGAGCTTCACCGATGTGATGGCCGACATGTATGCCACCGCCGAGCCGGTGGCGCTGCACGGCTATTCGCCGTCGTTGGGCATTCCGTCGGTGCGTACGGCGATCGCCGAAAGCCTGAACCGTCGCTTCGGGATGGACTATACGGCCGACCACATCTTCCCGACCACGGGTGCGGCGGGCGCGCTGGCGCATGCGCTGCGTGTGGTGACCAAGCCGGGCGATGAGGTGATCACCTTCGCTCCGTATTTCCCGGAATACCAGCCGTATGTGGATGGTACCGGCGCGCGTCTGACCGTGGTGCCGGCCGATACGCAGAACTTCCAGATCAATTTCGAGGCGTTCGAGGACGCGATGAACCCGGGTGTGGCCGCGGTGCTCATCAATACGCCGAACAATCCGTCCGGTGCCGTGTATTCCGCCGAGACGTTGACGCGACTGGCTGAATTCCTGCGCGCGAAGCAGGTTGAGTACGGTCACGACATCTTCCTGATCTCCGACGAGCCGTATCGCGAAATCGTATTCGACGGCGGCACCCAGCCGTACCCGAGCACGTTCTACGACAATACGCTCTCGTGCTACTCGTACTCCAAGTCGCTGAGCCTGCCGGGCGAGCGCATCGGCTATGTGGCGGTGAATCCACGTGCCACCGATGCCGAGCTGATCGTGCCGATGTGCGGCCAGATCAGCCGCGGAACCGGGCATAACTGCCCGAGTTCCAGCATCCAGCTGGGCGTGGCCAAGGTGGTCGACGAGACCAGCGATCTTTCCGTGTATGAAACGAACATGAACCTGCTGTACGACGCGCTCACCCGCCTCGGATTCGAAGTGGTGCGCCCCGGCGGCACGTTCTACATCTTCCCGAAGGCGTTGGAGGACGACGCCAACGCCTTCTGCATGAAGGCCAAGGATTACGACCTGATTCTCGTGCCGTCCGACAGCTTCGGCGTGCCGGGCTACTTCCGTATGGCCTACTGCATCGATACGGAAAAGGTGGAGCGTTCCATCGCCGCACTGGAAAGGTTCGTGCACGAGGTGTACGGGCGTTGACGGGCGAGTGCTCCCTCTGATGAGGGAGCACTCATGTACCGTTGATCGTACGCCGTTCAGTGAGTGGCGATTTCGTCGATCTTGGTGACATGGCCGCCGAACTGGGCGCGCATGGTGGACACCACGCGCAGAATGTCGTCCGCGCCGCCTCGTGAGGTCTGGCGGGAATACAGTGCGGCCGCGGTCGCCGGCGTAGGCACGCCCAGCTCGAGCGCCGCCTCGATCATCCACTTCGCTTCGCCGGATTCATTGGCGACGGGCGGCATGGAGGCAAGCGTCGGGTCGGTCCTGAAGGCGATCGCCAGCAGATCCAGCAGCCACGACTGCACCACCGATCCATCACGCCAGGAAGACATTACGGCTGCAGGGTCTTCGACCAGCTCGGACTTCACCATGGTGGCGAAACCCTCTCCGAACGCCTGCATCATGCCGTATTCGATGCCATTGTGCACCATTTTGGCGAAATGACCGCCGCCGACCGGTCCGGCCAGCACCAGACCGGAGTCGCCTTTCGGCTTCAATGCCTCGAAAATCGGGCGGGCCGATTCGAAATTCTCCTTGCTGCCGCCCACCATCAGCGCATATCCGCGGTCGATGCCCCACACGCCGCCGGAAACGCCGCAGTCCATGAACCGAATGCCCTTGCCGTCGAGCTGTGCCGCATGACGGGTGTCGTCGGTATAACGTGAGTTGCCGCCGTCGATGATCATGTCGCCGGGCTCAAGCAGCTCGGCCAGTTCGTTGACGGTACCGTCGGTCGCTTCGCCGGCCGGCACCATGATCCATACGATGCGGGGAGCGTCGAGCGCGGCGACCAGCGCTTCCAAGCTGTCGACGGTGCGGTCCGATTCGGGCGAACGGTCGTAGCCGACGACGTCGATGCCTGCCGCGGCGATGCGCTTCGCCATATTGCCACCCATTCGGCCGAGGCCAATCATTCCGAGCTGCATGATGATCTTCTTTCTACTGTTGGGATAGGGGTTGGGGATTGCATATGGATCCGATTGGTGATTGTTGGGAAAGGTTGCCGCCCGTTCCGTCTTCCCCGGCCTTCCGCAACGCAGGAAAGAAGGTTGCGGAAGACGGGACGGACGGCAAGTATTGTCACAGGACCAGCGAGAGCAGCATCACTCCGCCAAGGCCGACGACCGAGAGTACGGTCTCCATCAGCGACCAGGTCTTCAGCGTCTGGCCGACGGTCATGCCGAAGTATTCCTTGACCAGCCAGAAGCCGGCGTCGTTGAGGTGCGAGAAGAATACGGATCCGGCACCGATGGCGAGTACGAGCAGTGCGAGATGCGTCGGGCTCATGCCGGTTGCGAGCGGCACCATGATGCCGGATGCGGTGACGGTGGCGACGGTAGCGGAACCGGTGGCGAGACGAATGAGCACGGCTACCAGCCAGCCTGCGATCAGCGGGTTCATGGCGGATTCGGTGATTGAGCTGGCAATCACATCGCCGATGCCGGAATCGACCAAGGTCTGCTTGAAACCGCCGCCGGCGGCGACGATCAGTATGATGCCGGCCACCGAACCGAACGACTGGCCGACCATGCCGTTGACCGCGTCGCGGGTGAACTTCTGCAGGTAACCGAGCACGACCATCGCGAAGATCGTGGTGAGCAGCAGTGCGACGAGCGGGGTGCCGAGGAATGCCAGCACGCGGCCCCATGCGGTTTCGCTCTGACCGGTCAGATCAACCACGCTGGCGGCGAGCATGAGCACGACCGGTAACATGATCACGGTGATGGCCGAAGCGAATGACGGGCGGTTCTCTGCGGATTTCGGGGCTTCGGCTTCGGCCTTGTTCTCGGGGGCGGAGATCGGCACCCACTTGGCGGCGAGCTTGCCGAACAGCGGGCCGGAGATGATCACGGTCGGAATGGCTACGAGCAGGCCAAGCGCCAACGTGATGCCGAGATTCGCGTTCAGTGCGCCGATGGCGGTGAGCGGTCCGGGGTGCGGCGGCACGAAGGCATGCAGGGTGGATAGGCCGGCAAGGGCCGGAATGCCCAGCAGGATGACCGGGGTCTTGGCGCGGCGGGCGGCGAAGAGCACCACCGGGATGAGAATGACCACGCCGACTTCGAAGAACATCGGGATGCCGACGATGAATGCGATCAGGGCCATGGCCCAAGGCAGGCGTTGCAGCGGCGTCTTATCCATGATGGTGTCGACGATGGTGTCCGCGCCGCCGGACTTGAACAGGATCGTGCCGATGATCGAGCCGAACGCGATGAGCAGGCCCACATTGGAGATCGTCGATCCGACGCCGGATGTGAAGCTGTCGAATGCCTTGTCGTATTCCACTCCCGCGCATACGGCCATGGCGAACGAGCCGGCCAGAAGCGAAAGGAACGGATGCACCTTGCATACCGCGATCAGTATGACGATGATGGCGATGCCGATGATCGCCGCGGCTATAAGATTCATGAATCCTCCTTGATTCACGTGCTACGTTGCTTGGAAAAGACGGGATTGCCGTGGGATTGCGGTCTAGGCGGCCTGCTGCCGGGATTGCGGGGCGACGGATCGCGCATACTCGTTTACAGCGTCAAGCGCACGTTCCACCATGGTGTCCACACTGCCTTCGATGGAAACCTCCACGCCGTTCTCGTCGGGGGAGAGCGGCTCGAGGATGGCGAACTGGCTCGGCAGAAGCGCCGGTGGCATGAAGTGCCCCTTGCGCTCGTTCAGGCGCTGCTGGATGAGTTCCTGCGTGCCGCTGAGGTGAATGAAGAAGGTCGGTACGTTCTCGGACAGTGCTTCGCGGTAGCTGCGCTTCAGCGCGGAGCTGGAGACCACGGTGTTCTCGCCGAGTGCCTCGCGTGCCACCATCCATTTGTTGATGACCTGCAGCCAGGGCCAGCGGTCCTCGTCGGTCAGGGGAATGCCGGCGGACATCTTATCGATATTGGCCTGCGGGTGGAAGTCGTCGCCTTCGGCGTACGCATAGCCGAGTCGTTCGTGAATTGCCTCCGCAACGGTGGATTTGCCGCAGCCAGCAACGCCCATCACCACTACGTGAATGCTCATTGTCGCTCTCCTTCAAGTGTGCGCCTGCCGTTGCCACTTCGCATCGACATTGAGACTACTATAAATCTTAAAAGTACTATCTGTCAAATCAAAAGTACTACGAAACGGAAAAATCGTGTGACTTGGTATGATTCGGGTAGTACAAATGGCGGAAATCAATGGTGGAAACACATGGTGGAAACACATGGTGGACACCATGGGAAAGAGGGCATGCGGACAATCCGCGCAACATGCGGTCTTCGTCATGATGCAGACGTCACGGCGTGCCGCACACATGCGGAACAAGTCGGAAGCGTAAGGAGAGGGACATGGCAGCAATCGCCGAAAACGCAGGCGGCGAACTGATGCAGGATTCGGTAAGCCAAACACTGGCCATCGAAATGCTCGACGGCATATGGCAGGCCGGCGACAGTCTGACGCTGGAAGACATGCAAAGCCGTTTCGGCATCTCCCGAACCGTGGCGCGCGAAGTCGCGAAAACACTCGAATCCCTAAGCGCAGTATGGGTACGCAGACGCGTCGGACTTGTGGCGCGGCCGTTCAGCGAGTGGCAGGCACTCAACCGTCAGGTCATCGAATGGAGACTGCACTCCACGCAACGCGAACAACAGCTCTATTCACTCACCGAACTGCGACTGGCCGTGGAACCGGCCGCCGCCGCCTCGGCGGCCCGACTCGCACCCATCGACGTCAAGGCAAAATTCCCCGTCTATACGGCACAGATGCGTCAAGCCGCCGAAACCAGTGAGGAAGGCGAAGACGGGCTCTCCCGATTCCACGAGCTGGACGTGGAATTCCACAGTCTGATCCTGCGTGAAAGCGGCAACGAACTGTTCGCGGCGCTCGCCGGCACCATCGCCACCGTGCTGCGTGGGCGGGTGGAACTGGGCAAATACCCGATGAAGCCGAAGCCGGCCGCGCTCGATGCGCACGACGCCGTGGCCGATGCCATCGCCAAAGGTGAGCCTGAACGCGCCCGCACGGCCATGCTCGACATCGTCGACGAAGTGGCCCGCGCGCTCAAATTCTTCTAGGGTCGCATAGCCGGGGCGCCCTCCCGCATGCGCTCACAGGCCCCGTCGTTTGAGATCGGCGACAAGTTGCACATAGAACTCACGCACGTCGAAACCAGGAATGTTCTCGCGGTTCAGATCGATCATGTCGGCGTGCGAAATGCCGCGATCGCCTTGCGGCTCAATCCATGTGAAGCTCTCGCCCCAAAGGAACGAAGACCGGGCCACCAGACCGTCATTCGGACCGTCGAACCATTTGACCAGCGGATACGTGAAATTCAACGGGAACTTGCCGGTGGTCGCATGCTTCAAGCGTGAACCGACGCTACGGCACACCATACCCGCGAAACGGCTGTTGTTCAACGGTTCCGGCATAGGGCTCCGAACGGCATCGGCATGCGCTTCGGTCTGCTTGCGCTGCGGCGGGTTCGCGGATTCGGACTGCATCTCGGCGTTGAGCCTCGCACAACCGGCCTGCGTGAGATCGTGTACGGCGGCCATGAAATCCGGCTGGGGGTCGCCAAGCCGTGCGGCGGCGGCATTGTAGGCGGCCTCCACCTGACGCTGCACGGCCTCGGGAATGTTCGACAGCAGATAATCGGCGAAGCCGCAACCGCGATGCGGCGTATTGATGGTGGTCAGCGAGGCGACGAACGGCGCGGCCCCGCATCGGGCGATCGCGTAGCGCATGTCAAGACCGCCTTTGGAATGTGCGATCACATGCACCTTGCCGCAGCCAGTCAGTTCCACGATCTGCCGGATGCGTTCGGTCAGCTCATATGCGCTACTGCGTACGGACGCCGCCGACTGATGGTTGCCATAGTGGATGGTCGCGCCGTTTTTGCGCAACTCGTCGGGAATGCGCCCCCAATAGTTGAGCACGTTCGAGTCACGGAAGAATACGCCATGCACCAGCAGGATCGGGTATGTCGTGGCGCAGATCCGTTCGGCTTCGCGGTCGGCGTCAAGCCGTTCCTTCGCCTCCTCGAACACGACCTCCGCGTCGGTCGTGCGAATGATCCTGACGAGCGCGATCAGATTGGCGATCGGAATCCAGCCACAGATCAGGCCGATGGCGCGAATCTTCAGGCCGAGTTGCACGGAACTGACGTACACGGCGATCATGCCACGCCAAAACAGCAGGCTCTCCACCAGAAAACAGATGATCGCACTGCCGAGCCACAACTTCCAACCCGAAGGAAGCAGGTGGAAGGCAAGTACGGTCTGCACGACAATCGACAACGCGGCCGACCACCAGAACGCCTTCAGCGCCGCCGTTCCCCGGTAGCAGATTTTCAGATTGCGCGCCCGCAACGTTTTCGGATGCGTCGGATTGCCGGGAATCATGATTACCGCCGCAGCCAGGACGACCGCGACCGCAACGTTCATCGCCGTCGCGGCCCCGTCGAGATGGGCGGACTCCAGCGGGAGTACGCAATTCGCGACCGCCGTGATGATGATCGTATCGACGGCCAGCCACGATGCCTCCGTCGTCATGCTGTGGTGCATGCATCCAGATTACCGGCGAAACCGGATTGCCGACAAGACCGGATTGCCGACAGGGCGTCGTTCGTGGACGTCCGTCTACGGTGCCTACAGGTTCGTGTCGACGCTCCGCTGCAGATTGTCGACGATGATCTGCAAGGTGCCGCTGAGCTGATCGACGTCAGTGAACATGGTGCCGAACAGCGTGTCCAGATTGGCTTCGAAATCCTTCGGCAGGATTGCGCAATTGCGGGAGGCGAGCTTTTCCAAGCGCTTCTCGCCGGGGTGTGTAAGCCGGTTCAACGCGAACAGCACATCAAAATAGGATTCCATGAACGCGGCCACGCGGTGGTTCACGGCGACTTCGTCACCACGGATCGCGGCTTTGCGGATCTGCGCATCGTACGACGGCAGATTGCCATGCAACAGTCGCGTATTGCGCTCGATGATATTGCGGCGCAACGGTTCGGGGAACGGTACGGAGAAGCGCCGTTGGGCCGCGGCGAACCGGCCGTTCCGGTCAAAGACGATCGTGCTGGTGATCACGTTATGCCACAGGCAGGTCGTGTAGCCATTGCTGGCGTGGAAATGCTCGACCACATCGGCGACGCCGTTCATGAAGGAATCGAGGTCACGGTACAGGATGTCGATGTCGGTGCCGTCGTTGAGCGTGCAGTTGTCTTCGTTCTCCCAGAAATTATTGTCGATCTCCATGCGGCTGCAGTAGTCGGACAGCAGTTTCTTGCGGCGCTGCGTCGGTACGGGTGCGGTCACATACAGGTAGACGTCGTAGTCCGACTTCTCGTCGGCGTTGCCGGTTGTGCGCGAACCGCCCAACGCAATCGCCTCGACTTCGGGCCATGCGTGCATTGCCTCAAATAGTTCCTCCACGGATGACATCGTTTACCTCTCTCCACCTCTTCGTTGAGTGACGCATCCTTGCGCCATCGCTGCAAACGTTTGACATCCTAGCACATGGAACGGGAAGCGTGGCCGTCCGTTCCATGTGCGGCGGCATGCGGCGGCTCGTGGTGGCTTGGCTATGCGCGGGTCGGATCCTTCTGCAGGAGCAGGAAGGCGAGCGCCACGACCAGCAGTACCGCGATGGAGAGCACGCCGAGCGAGGCGTTGCCGGTAACCGACGTGGTGGTGGCCACCAGGAAGGTGCCGATGATCGAAGCCGTCTTGCCGAAGATATCGTAGAAGCCGTAGTATTCGTTGGCGTGCTGTTTGGGGATGATTTTGCCGTAATACGAGCGGGAGAGCGCCTGGATGCCGCCTTGGAACATGCCGACGAGAATCGCGAGAATCCAGAATTCCACGGCGGAACGCAGAAGGAACGACGCAAAGAACACGATGCACATGTAGGCGACCACGGCCGCGGTGATCATGGTTTTCGCGCCGAATCGATTGGCCAGCTTGCCGTAGATGATGGCGCTCGGGAACGCCACGAACTGCGTGACGAGCAGTGCGACGACCAGCTGGGTGGAGTCGATGCCGAGCTGTGTGCCGTACGAGGTGCTCATGGAGATGACCGTGTTGACGGCGTCGATGTAGAAGAAGAATGCGATCATGAACATCCACAACGGCTTGTTCTTGCGGATCGCGCGGAACGTGGAGGCCAATTCGGAGAAGGTGTGGCGGATCGCCTCGCCGGTCTGGTCGGCGGTGGCGCGGTAGTGCACCTGCCTGTAGCTGGTGAGCAGTGGAATGGTGAACGTCACCCACCAGGCGGCGGTGATCACGAACGAAGCGCGCGTGCAGGCCACAGTGGTCCATCCGAACAGGCCCGGCCCACCGAAAATGAGCGCGATGCATACGATGAACGGCACGGTGGAGCCGATATAGCCCCATGCGTAGCCATGCGAGGAAACGCGGTCCATGCGCTCGTTGGTGGTGGTGTCGACCAGCATGGAGTCATAGAAGGTGAGCGAACCGTTGAGTCCGATGGTAGCCAGCACACACACAATAAGGAACGCAAGCCAGCCGAGCGGCAACGCCATCGCACAGCACATGACCACGCCGGTGAGGAAGAAACCGGTAAAGAACTTGATCTTCATGCCCTGCACGTCGGCGATGGAACCGAGCAACGGCATGAGCACGGCGATGACCAGCGATGCGATGGTCTGCGCATAGCCCCACGTCGACACGATGTTCGTTTCGCCTGCGGCCTTGAGCAGCGAATTCGCATAAATCGGCACCACGGCTGTGGAAAGCAGTACGAATGCGGAATTGCCGACGTCGTAGACGATCCATTTCTTCTCGCGGGTGGTCATCTTCGCATTCGCCTCCGGCGATTTCGAAGTGGTATCGGCAGTGGTGCTGTACGTCATGCGCTGACTCTTTTCGGGTGAATGTCAGTTCCATTGTGGCTTATTCGTCTGTCTTATTCATCTTAGGGCTGACGCACGGGGCTGTCGCTTGCATGAGATGAACAGCGGGTGAACGTACTCATCGACTACGGGGGTATCGGGCGTGAGGATTGTCTTCGAACGGACCGTTTCGTCGGATAGGATGGGTAACAGGACCTGCTCACGCCGATGGCCGATAGGCCCGGTGAATGCAGGCGGAGAATCGATGCAGGTTACGGTTATGCGACGATGATTGCCCTGTGACCGCCGGATTGCAAGGAGCCTGAACATGGGCGCGGATGTTCCGAACGTTTTGGATGCGAATGCGGATATGCTGCAGTTGCTGGTGAACCAGCCGCTGCCGGACGCCGTCGACATGATCATATGGCGCGGCTCCACGAATGCCGAGCAAGCCGGTCCGTTCGAACGGTTCGCGGCCCGTCTGCTCATTGAGGCGGGCGCGGCGCGGATTCGCGATATCGCAGCCGGATCCGATCTTGAGGCCATTCGGCTGAGCACCACGAAACGATTCTGGCTCCGCTTCGACGCCGGAGAGCTGAGCCAGGAGCAATGCGACCTGCTGCATGCGGTTGAATCGGCCCTCAA encodes:
- the gnd gene encoding phosphogluconate dehydrogenase (NAD(+)-dependent, decarboxylating), which translates into the protein MQLGMIGLGRMGGNMAKRIAAAGIDVVGYDRSPESDRTVDSLEALVAALDAPRIVWIMVPAGEATDGTVNELAELLEPGDMIIDGGNSRYTDDTRHAAQLDGKGIRFMDCGVSGGVWGIDRGYALMVGGSKENFESARPIFEALKPKGDSGLVLAGPVGGGHFAKMVHNGIEYGMMQAFGEGFATMVKSELVEDPAAVMSSWRDGSVVQSWLLDLLAIAFRTDPTLASMPPVANESGEAKWMIEAALELGVPTPATAAALYSRQTSRGGADDILRVVSTMRAQFGGHVTKIDEIATH
- a CDS encoding GntP family permease; translation: MNLIAAAIIGIAIIVILIAVCKVHPFLSLLAGSFAMAVCAGVEYDKAFDSFTSGVGSTISNVGLLIAFGSIIGTILFKSGGADTIVDTIMDKTPLQRLPWAMALIAFIVGIPMFFEVGVVILIPVVLFAARRAKTPVILLGIPALAGLSTLHAFVPPHPGPLTAIGALNANLGITLALGLLVAIPTVIISGPLFGKLAAKWVPISAPENKAEAEAPKSAENRPSFASAITVIMLPVVLMLAASVVDLTGQSETAWGRVLAFLGTPLVALLLTTIFAMVVLGYLQKFTRDAVNGMVGQSFGSVAGIILIVAAGGGFKQTLVDSGIGDVIASSITESAMNPLIAGWLVAVLIRLATGSATVATVTASGIMVPLATGMSPTHLALLVLAIGAGSVFFSHLNDAGFWLVKEYFGMTVGQTLKTWSLMETVLSVVGLGGVMLLSLVL
- a CDS encoding esterase/lipase family protein translates to MTTEASWLAVDTIIITAVANCVLPLESAHLDGAATAMNVAVAVVLAAAVIMIPGNPTHPKTLRARNLKICYRGTAALKAFWWSAALSIVVQTVLAFHLLPSGWKLWLGSAIICFLVESLLFWRGMIAVYVSSVQLGLKIRAIGLICGWIPIANLIALVRIIRTTDAEVVFEEAKERLDADREAERICATTYPILLVHGVFFRDSNVLNYWGRIPDELRKNGATIHYGNHQSAASVRSSAYELTERIRQIVELTGCGKVHVIAHSKGGLDMRYAIARCGAAPFVASLTTINTPHRGCGFADYLLSNIPEAVQRQVEAAYNAAAARLGDPQPDFMAAVHDLTQAGCARLNAEMQSESANPPQRKQTEAHADAVRSPMPEPLNNSRFAGMVCRSVGSRLKHATTGKFPLNFTYPLVKWFDGPNDGLVARSSFLWGESFTWIEPQGDRGISHADMIDLNRENIPGFDVREFYVQLVADLKRRGL
- a CDS encoding pyridoxal phosphate-dependent aminotransferase — encoded protein: MINEAYKAMLGGKSVIRELSEYATARGAEIGYENVFDYSLGNPSVPCPQSFTDVMADMYATAEPVALHGYSPSLGIPSVRTAIAESLNRRFGMDYTADHIFPTTGAAGALAHALRVVTKPGDEVITFAPYFPEYQPYVDGTGARLTVVPADTQNFQINFEAFEDAMNPGVAAVLINTPNNPSGAVYSAETLTRLAEFLRAKQVEYGHDIFLISDEPYREIVFDGGTQPYPSTFYDNTLSCYSYSKSLSLPGERIGYVAVNPRATDAELIVPMCGQISRGTGHNCPSSSIQLGVAKVVDETSDLSVYETNMNLLYDALTRLGFEVVRPGGTFYIFPKALEDDANAFCMKAKDYDLILVPSDSFGVPGYFRMAYCIDTEKVERSIAALERFVHEVYGR
- a CDS encoding DUF4037 domain-containing protein, whose protein sequence is MHAWPEVEAIALGGSRTTGNADEKSDYDVYLYVTAPVPTQRRKKLLSDYCSRMEIDNNFWENEDNCTLNDGTDIDILYRDLDSFMNGVADVVEHFHASNGYTTCLWHNVITSTIVFDRNGRFAAAQRRFSVPFPEPLRRNIIERNTRLLHGNLPSYDAQIRKAAIRGDEVAVNHRVAAFMESYFDVLFALNRLTHPGEKRLEKLASRNCAILPKDFEANLDTLFGTMFTDVDQLSGTLQIIVDNLQRSVDTNL
- a CDS encoding gluconokinase, which encodes MSIHVVVMGVAGCGKSTVAEAIHERLGYAYAEGDDFHPQANIDKMSAGIPLTDEDRWPWLQVINKWMVAREALGENTVVSSSALKRSYREALSENVPTFFIHLSGTQELIQQRLNERKGHFMPPALLPSQFAILEPLSPDENGVEVSIEGSVDTMVERALDAVNEYARSVAPQSRQQAA
- a CDS encoding TetR/AcrR family transcriptional regulator → MPRPRRDSEILPAKERLENAFWELLAERNYHKITVTDIVRVADVNRNSFYYHFSGLPELADSAILHAVENTPIPSRPGANFNPDDEWRKHITALLRDPDQRQRLDRLALLAGPHSSPELIESLRDFGRLTMISVLGLDAEHLDLKTDLMLDFTVGGMLAVLQRWPKLHEQLPIDTVFNEDLAVLAAGMFMSMSRSNMLDYWRRIFSNGFVPGANPRQ
- a CDS encoding FadR/GntR family transcriptional regulator yields the protein MAAIAENAGGELMQDSVSQTLAIEMLDGIWQAGDSLTLEDMQSRFGISRTVAREVAKTLESLSAVWVRRRVGLVARPFSEWQALNRQVIEWRLHSTQREQQLYSLTELRLAVEPAAAASAARLAPIDVKAKFPVYTAQMRQAAETSEEGEDGLSRFHELDVEFHSLILRESGNELFAALAGTIATVLRGRVELGKYPMKPKPAALDAHDAVADAIAKGEPERARTAMLDIVDEVARALKFF
- a CDS encoding MFS transporter encodes the protein MTYSTTADTTSKSPEANAKMTTREKKWIVYDVGNSAFVLLSTAVVPIYANSLLKAAGETNIVSTWGYAQTIASLVIAVLMPLLGSIADVQGMKIKFFTGFFLTGVVMCCAMALPLGWLAFLIVCVLATIGLNGSLTFYDSMLVDTTTNERMDRVSSHGYAWGYIGSTVPFIVCIALIFGGPGLFGWTTVACTRASFVITAAWWVTFTIPLLTSYRQVHYRATADQTGEAIRHTFSELASTFRAIRKNKPLWMFMIAFFFYIDAVNTVISMSTSYGTQLGIDSTQLVVALLVTQFVAFPSAIIYGKLANRFGAKTMITAAVVAYMCIVFFASFLLRSAVEFWILAILVGMFQGGIQALSRSYYGKIIPKQHANEYYGFYDIFGKTASIIGTFLVATTTSVTGNASLGVLSIAVLLVVALAFLLLQKDPTRA